A section of the Mesobacillus jeotgali genome encodes:
- the ilvC gene encoding ketol-acid reductoisomerase has translation MAKMYYNGDANEAYFNGKRVAVVGYGSQGHAHAQNLRDSGVEVVVGLRTGKSWEKAVEDGFEVKTVAEAVASSDVVMVLLPDERQTAVYKNEIEPQLSNQALMFAHGFNIHFNQIVPPASCDVLLVAPKGPGHLVRRTYEEGAGVPALFAIHQDVSGEARELALAYAKAIGALRAGALETTFKEETETDLFGEQAVLCGGLTSLVKAGFETLVEAGYQPELAYFETMHELKLIVDLMYEGGLEGMRYSISDTAQWGDFVSGPRVVNDQVKQEMKKVLTDIQEGNFAKGWIAENENNRPVFDAINEKENRHQIEEVGRELRKMMPFVNKQKQREVAASAKN, from the coding sequence ATGGCAAAAATGTACTATAACGGAGACGCGAATGAGGCTTATTTTAACGGAAAGAGAGTTGCGGTTGTCGGATATGGCTCACAAGGGCATGCACACGCCCAGAATCTTCGTGACAGCGGTGTGGAAGTTGTTGTTGGCCTAAGAACTGGAAAGTCATGGGAAAAGGCTGTTGAAGATGGATTCGAAGTCAAGACGGTTGCAGAAGCAGTTGCTTCATCAGATGTAGTGATGGTGCTGTTACCGGATGAGCGGCAGACAGCGGTCTACAAAAATGAAATTGAACCTCAGTTGTCAAACCAGGCTTTAATGTTTGCCCACGGGTTTAATATACATTTTAACCAGATTGTCCCCCCGGCGAGCTGTGATGTATTGCTGGTTGCACCAAAGGGTCCGGGACATCTTGTCAGAAGGACCTACGAGGAAGGTGCAGGGGTTCCGGCATTGTTCGCTATCCATCAGGATGTGTCAGGAGAGGCAAGGGAGCTGGCGCTGGCATATGCGAAAGCAATCGGTGCATTAAGAGCGGGAGCACTGGAAACAACCTTCAAAGAAGAAACGGAAACGGATTTATTCGGGGAGCAGGCAGTACTTTGCGGGGGGTTGACTTCGCTGGTGAAAGCTGGTTTTGAAACACTTGTTGAAGCAGGCTACCAGCCAGAGCTGGCCTATTTTGAAACCATGCATGAACTGAAGCTGATCGTTGATTTGATGTATGAGGGCGGACTAGAAGGCATGCGCTATTCAATCTCCGACACAGCTCAATGGGGTGACTTTGTCAGCGGACCAAGAGTCGTCAATGACCAGGTAAAACAGGAAATGAAAAAAGTTTTGACTGACATCCAGGAAGGCAATTTCGCAAAAGGCTGGATTGCTGAAAATGAAAACAACAGGCCAGTCTTCGATGCAATCAATGAAAAAGAAAACCGGCACCAGATTGAAGAGGTGGGAAGAGAACTGAGAAAGATGATGCCGTTTGTCAACAAACAAAAGCAGAGAGAAGTGGCTGCCAGTGCGAAAAATTAA
- the ilvN gene encoding acetolactate synthase small subunit — translation MKRIITLTVLNRPGVLNRITNLFTKRNYNIESISVGHTEQEGVSRMTCVVHVENDRMVEQITKQLNKQIDVLKVADISDQAIVARELVLVKVPVLPHNRTEIYSIIEPFRASVIDVSKDSIIIQLTGETEKIEAFIDLIKPYGIREMARTGTTAFPRGNQRTTQQKTFSFV, via the coding sequence ATGAAACGAATCATAACGTTGACGGTTTTGAACCGGCCGGGAGTTCTGAACAGGATCACCAATCTTTTTACAAAACGCAACTACAATATCGAGAGCATTTCAGTGGGCCATACCGAACAGGAAGGAGTTTCTCGGATGACTTGTGTTGTCCATGTCGAGAATGACAGGATGGTCGAGCAAATTACAAAGCAACTGAACAAGCAGATTGATGTCCTGAAGGTGGCGGATATCAGTGATCAGGCAATTGTAGCCCGCGAGCTTGTTTTAGTGAAAGTGCCGGTCCTTCCTCATAACCGCACAGAAATCTATTCAATCATTGAGCCTTTCCGGGCGTCGGTGATAGATGTCAGCAAGGATAGCATCATCATCCAATTGACAGGTGAAACAGAAAAAATTGAAGCGTTTATCGATTTGATCAAACCATATGGAATCAGGGAAATGGCCCGTACCGGAACGACAGCTTTCCCGAGGGGGAACCAGCGGACCACTCAGCAAAAAACATTTTCTTTTGTCTGA
- the ilvB gene encoding acetolactate synthase large subunit — MEAALKETKAKTSEVSGADLLLKALEKENVEVIFGYPGGAVLPIYDKLYDSKILHVLPRHEQGGIHAAEGYARISGKPGVVIATSGPGATNIITGIADAMMDSLPLVVFTGQVATGVIGTDAFQEADILGITTPITKYNYQVREIKDIPRIIKEAFYIATSGRPGPVVIDFPKDLAAGVTEVPEEQDVHLPGYQPTTEPNFLQVRKLSEAVSKAKKPVILAGAGVLHARASNLLKEYAEQQNIAVVHTLLGLGGFPAGHELFMGMAGMHGCYTANMALYHCDLLINIGARFDDRLTGNLKHFAPHAAVAHIDIDPAEIGKNVPTQIPVVGDAGEALRQLIKLEGNPPQQQEWIESLAVWKRDFPYHYEDSEVLKPQKVMELLYEKTAGEAIVVTDVGQHQMWAAQFYQFNTADRWVTSGGLGTMGFGLPASVGAQLADPHACVIAVLGDGGFQMSTQELAVIKEFQLPIKIAIFNNMALGMVRQWQEIFYQERYSHSKNPVQPSFVKLAEAYGIKGFEIRTEAEASAVLDEVLNNDEPVLLDFRVDGDENVYPMIAPGKGIHEMVGVKK; from the coding sequence ATGGAAGCTGCCTTGAAGGAAACAAAGGCTAAAACAAGTGAAGTAAGCGGTGCGGATTTACTGCTTAAAGCCCTGGAAAAGGAAAACGTCGAAGTCATTTTTGGCTATCCCGGCGGTGCTGTCCTGCCAATTTACGACAAACTCTATGATTCCAAGATTCTTCATGTGCTGCCAAGGCATGAGCAGGGAGGAATCCACGCAGCGGAAGGATATGCAAGGATCAGCGGGAAACCGGGAGTAGTGATTGCAACTTCAGGGCCAGGCGCGACCAACATCATCACCGGAATTGCCGATGCGATGATGGACTCATTGCCATTGGTCGTTTTTACTGGCCAGGTGGCTACAGGCGTCATCGGTACGGATGCCTTCCAGGAAGCTGACATTCTTGGAATCACCACACCAATCACGAAGTACAACTATCAGGTCAGGGAAATCAAAGACATTCCGAGGATCATCAAAGAAGCTTTTTATATAGCGACAAGCGGCAGACCTGGCCCGGTCGTCATCGATTTTCCGAAAGATCTGGCAGCCGGAGTAACAGAAGTGCCGGAAGAGCAGGATGTCCATCTTCCGGGATACCAGCCGACAACTGAGCCGAACTTCCTACAGGTCAGGAAATTGTCAGAAGCAGTCAGCAAAGCTAAAAAGCCAGTCATCCTCGCCGGCGCCGGTGTCCTCCATGCCCGGGCTTCGAATCTACTAAAAGAATATGCTGAACAGCAAAACATAGCAGTTGTCCACACACTGTTAGGCTTGGGAGGATTTCCTGCTGGACATGAACTATTCATGGGAATGGCAGGGATGCATGGCTGCTATACGGCCAATATGGCTCTTTACCATTGTGACTTGTTGATCAATATTGGGGCGCGTTTTGATGACCGCTTGACCGGCAATCTAAAGCATTTCGCCCCACATGCAGCAGTTGCCCATATAGACATTGACCCGGCTGAAATCGGCAAGAATGTCCCAACGCAAATTCCCGTTGTTGGAGATGCAGGTGAAGCATTAAGGCAGCTGATCAAGCTGGAGGGGAATCCGCCGCAGCAGCAAGAGTGGATTGAATCGCTCGCCGTGTGGAAAAGGGACTTTCCTTATCATTACGAAGACAGTGAGGTTCTTAAACCGCAAAAGGTGATGGAATTGCTCTATGAAAAAACTGCAGGCGAGGCGATTGTCGTTACCGATGTCGGCCAGCATCAAATGTGGGCAGCTCAATTCTATCAGTTCAATACAGCTGATCGATGGGTCACCTCAGGAGGGCTGGGGACAATGGGATTTGGTCTTCCAGCTAGTGTTGGAGCACAGCTCGCAGACCCGCATGCTTGTGTTATCGCTGTTCTTGGCGATGGAGGCTTTCAAATGTCAACCCAGGAACTTGCGGTCATCAAAGAATTCCAGCTGCCGATCAAGATTGCGATTTTCAACAACATGGCACTCGGAATGGTGAGGCAGTGGCAGGAGATTTTTTATCAAGAAAGGTATTCACACAGTAAAAACCCAGTACAGCCATCCTTCGTCAAACTGGCAGAAGCTTATGGCATAAAAGGATTTGAAATCCGCACTGAAGCAGAAGCCAGTGCAGTCCTGGATGAAGTCCTCAATAATGATGAACCAGTGCTGCTCGATTTCAGAGTGGATGGAGACGAAAATGTATATCCGATGATTGCTCCGGGAAAAGGAATCCACGAAATGGTGGGAGTGAAAAAATGA
- the ilvE gene encoding branched-chain-amino-acid transaminase encodes MPDQWIYLNGEFVTKENAKISVYDHGFLYGDGIFEGIRVYSGNIFRMDEHMDRLYRSGKSIMLNMPHSKEELTDLVVQTVERNQLRDAYIRIVVSRGVGDLGLDPFKCPNANIVIIVEPLSIFPKELYESGLEIVTVATRRNRPDVLSPKVKSLNYLNNVLVKIEAHLANVSEALMLNDQGYVAEGSADNIFIVRGNSFFTPPGYVGALEGITRNAVIEIAEKLGYEVKEEPFTRHDVYTADEVFLTGTAAEVIAVVKVDGRVIGDGVPGEHTQNILSEFRARVVAEGIQVYPEKAHQVS; translated from the coding sequence GTGCCCGATCAGTGGATTTACTTGAATGGTGAATTCGTCACCAAGGAAAATGCCAAGATTTCAGTATATGATCATGGTTTTTTATACGGTGATGGTATTTTTGAAGGGATACGGGTATACAGCGGCAATATTTTCAGGATGGATGAACATATGGATCGGCTATACCGTTCAGGCAAATCCATTATGCTGAACATGCCCCACTCTAAAGAGGAGCTCACTGATCTTGTTGTACAGACAGTTGAGCGGAACCAATTACGAGATGCCTATATCCGCATTGTCGTCTCGAGGGGTGTCGGTGACCTGGGACTGGATCCCTTCAAGTGCCCGAATGCGAATATCGTTATCATTGTTGAGCCGCTGTCTATTTTCCCGAAGGAATTATATGAAAGCGGACTTGAAATTGTTACGGTAGCCACAAGAAGAAATCGCCCTGATGTTTTAAGCCCAAAAGTGAAGTCATTGAATTATTTAAATAATGTTCTGGTAAAGATTGAGGCGCATCTGGCTAATGTAAGCGAGGCTTTAATGCTCAATGATCAGGGCTATGTTGCCGAAGGTTCAGCAGACAATATTTTTATCGTAAGAGGCAACAGCTTTTTCACACCGCCAGGCTATGTTGGAGCTCTTGAAGGAATCACGAGGAATGCAGTCATTGAAATAGCGGAAAAACTAGGTTACGAGGTGAAGGAAGAACCATTTACCCGCCATGATGTATACACCGCGGATGAAGTATTCCTTACCGGGACCGCAGCCGAAGTGATTGCGGTGGTTAAAGTAGATGGAAGAGTCATTGGCGATGGCGTACCGGGAGAGCACACGCAAAACATCTTGAGTGAGTTCAGAGCAAGAGTCGTAGCAGAAGGAATCCAGGTCTACCCGGAAAAAGCCCATCAAGTAAGTTAA
- a CDS encoding metallophosphoesterase, with protein MSKVLIVSDSHGSTEVLEGIKSLHGNDMDLMIHCGDSELSEKDAAIVNFHSVKGNCDFYGSFPDDETHMINDVKIFVTHGHLYSVKSTLVNLYYKAKEVQADIVCFGHSHILGAEMIDDVLFINPGSIRLPRGRRERTYGIIELRDQKVLLRFYDYGNGELSDLRQEFSLHKKG; from the coding sequence ATGAGCAAAGTGTTGATTGTCAGTGACAGCCATGGATCAACAGAGGTGCTTGAAGGAATTAAAAGTCTTCATGGAAACGATATGGACCTGATGATTCACTGCGGCGATTCTGAACTCTCCGAGAAGGACGCTGCTATCGTGAATTTCCATTCAGTCAAGGGAAATTGCGATTTTTACGGTAGTTTCCCTGATGATGAAACTCATATGATAAACGATGTGAAAATCTTTGTGACCCACGGGCATTTGTACTCAGTCAAATCGACCCTCGTAAACTTATACTATAAGGCAAAAGAAGTACAGGCGGATATAGTGTGTTTTGGGCATTCTCATATCCTGGGAGCCGAAATGATCGATGATGTGCTCTTCATTAATCCGGGCAGCATCAGACTCCCGCGAGGAAGAAGGGAAAGGACCTACGGAATTATAGAGCTGCGTGATCAAAAAGTCTTATTGAGATTCTATGACTATGGTAATGGAGAGCTATCTGATTTGAGGCAGGAGTTTTCACTTCACAAAAAAGGCTAA
- a CDS encoding XTP/dITP diphosphatase, producing the protein MESVIIATKNKGKAKEFEKLFLPKGLTVKTLLDYPELEEVEETGSTFEENAVLKAETIARILGVRVIADDSGLEIDALEGRPGVYSARYAGIEKNDEANIDKVLDELQNVPENERAARFCCALAMAEPGRETLTVFGTCEGRILHERRGTHGFGYDPIFFVEAEGKAMAELSSDEKNSISHRATAIRKLDEALRERE; encoded by the coding sequence ATGGAATCAGTCATTATCGCAACAAAAAACAAAGGAAAAGCAAAAGAGTTTGAAAAGCTTTTTTTACCAAAGGGGCTGACTGTTAAAACGCTGCTGGATTACCCGGAGCTTGAAGAAGTCGAAGAAACAGGTTCAACCTTTGAGGAAAATGCAGTCCTTAAAGCTGAAACAATTGCAAGAATTCTTGGAGTCCGTGTGATTGCGGATGATTCTGGCCTTGAAATTGATGCCCTGGAGGGTCGTCCTGGTGTCTATTCTGCACGATATGCCGGAATTGAAAAGAATGATGAGGCAAACATCGACAAGGTTCTTGATGAGCTGCAAAATGTGCCAGAAAACGAGCGTGCCGCCAGATTCTGTTGTGCTTTGGCGATGGCAGAGCCGGGAAGGGAAACACTGACGGTTTTCGGAACATGCGAAGGCCGGATCCTTCATGAACGGCGGGGAACCCACGGGTTTGGCTATGACCCGATTTTCTTTGTCGAGGCAGAAGGCAAGGCAATGGCAGAGTTGTCATCAGACGAAAAAAACAGTATCAGCCACCGGGCGACCGCAATTCGAAAACTGGATGAAGCTCTCAGGGAGCGGGAGTGA
- the rph gene encoding ribonuclease PH yields MRFDGREPLQLRPIHIETDYLKHPEGSVLISVGDTKVICTASIEDRVPPFMRGEGKGWITAEYSMLPRATEQRNIREAAKGKISGRTMEIQRLIGRALRAVVNLEAIGERTVWIDCDVIQADGGTRTASITGAFIAMAQALEKLSKQKKLSAFPVTDLLAATSVGVLKNGEVVVDLNYVEDSAAHVDMNVIMTGNGEFVELQGTGEEATFSYGQLQELLKAAQDGITELFEKQKAALGEELAAKIEGANKS; encoded by the coding sequence ATGCGATTTGATGGGCGAGAACCCTTACAATTAAGACCAATACATATTGAAACTGATTATTTAAAACACCCGGAGGGCTCAGTGCTGATTTCTGTGGGAGATACGAAAGTCATCTGTACTGCGAGCATAGAGGACCGTGTGCCGCCATTTATGCGTGGTGAGGGAAAAGGGTGGATCACTGCTGAGTATTCCATGCTGCCTAGAGCTACAGAGCAAAGGAATATTCGTGAGGCGGCAAAAGGCAAAATTTCCGGGAGAACAATGGAAATCCAGCGCTTGATTGGCAGAGCATTGCGGGCAGTCGTGAATCTGGAGGCGATTGGAGAGCGGACAGTCTGGATTGACTGTGATGTCATCCAGGCAGACGGCGGCACTCGTACCGCATCGATTACAGGAGCTTTCATTGCCATGGCACAGGCTCTAGAAAAGCTTAGTAAGCAAAAGAAACTCTCGGCATTCCCAGTAACGGACTTACTTGCTGCAACAAGTGTCGGAGTCCTGAAAAATGGAGAAGTTGTTGTTGACCTGAATTATGTAGAAGATTCCGCTGCCCATGTCGACATGAATGTGATTATGACAGGCAATGGGGAATTTGTTGAGCTCCAGGGGACAGGAGAAGAAGCTACTTTTTCATACGGCCAGCTGCAGGAGCTTTTAAAGGCGGCCCAGGATGGGATAACGGAACTATTCGAAAAGCAGAAAGCAGCCCTGGGAGAGGAATTAGCGGCCAAAATCGAGGGAGCAAATAAAAGCTAG
- a CDS encoding GerMN domain-containing protein, which translates to MSKNKKAVVVTAATLATTVFLSGCGLFGGEEKKKIDPPQDVTIMEDGKAVDENVSTETKEDGKEAVETSVQTELYLIDKNGYVVSQTLELPKTESVAKQALEYLVANGPVEQMLPNGFRAVLPADTQMSVNIKDGTATVDFSKEFATYKKEDEKRILQAVTWTLTQFDSINEVKLQMNGTPLEAMPVNGTPIGGELSRADGINIDNSDVVDITNTKALTVYYIGGEEGAYYYVPVTKRVSNDVKDNITAVVNELVEGPAFASNLLSEFQADVKLLNDPKNEDGKVTLDFNESILEEKMVSEHLLNSLVLSLTEQEGVESVALTVNGKADILSETGEKLAEPVTRPEKVNTGSF; encoded by the coding sequence ATGTCAAAAAATAAAAAGGCTGTGGTCGTTACAGCTGCTACATTGGCAACTACGGTATTCCTGTCAGGCTGCGGACTGTTCGGCGGCGAGGAAAAGAAGAAAATCGATCCGCCACAGGATGTTACGATCATGGAAGACGGGAAAGCAGTTGATGAAAATGTTTCTACAGAAACAAAAGAGGACGGCAAAGAAGCGGTGGAGACATCTGTTCAGACAGAACTGTACTTGATCGATAAAAATGGTTATGTCGTTTCCCAAACGCTCGAACTTCCTAAAACCGAGAGCGTCGCAAAACAGGCATTAGAATATCTGGTCGCAAATGGACCTGTCGAGCAAATGCTCCCTAATGGCTTCAGGGCTGTCCTTCCAGCTGACACGCAAATGTCAGTGAACATCAAGGATGGAACAGCAACAGTTGATTTTTCAAAGGAATTCGCAACCTACAAAAAAGAGGATGAAAAAAGAATCCTTCAGGCTGTGACATGGACGCTTACACAGTTTGATTCCATCAATGAGGTTAAGCTTCAGATGAATGGCACCCCACTTGAAGCCATGCCGGTAAACGGAACTCCGATTGGAGGAGAATTGAGCCGTGCAGATGGGATCAATATCGACAATTCTGATGTTGTAGATATCACAAATACAAAAGCACTAACAGTTTATTATATTGGCGGTGAGGAAGGAGCCTATTACTATGTTCCGGTAACAAAGCGGGTCAGCAATGATGTAAAAGATAACATCACCGCAGTTGTCAACGAGCTTGTAGAGGGTCCTGCATTTGCTTCGAATCTGCTTTCGGAATTCCAGGCAGATGTAAAGCTGCTTAATGATCCAAAAAATGAGGATGGCAAGGTGACGCTGGACTTTAATGAATCCATCCTAGAAGAAAAAATGGTTTCAGAACATCTGCTGAATTCTCTTGTCCTGTCACTGACAGAGCAGGAAGGAGTTGAGAGTGTCGCCCTGACTGTAAATGGAAAGGCAGACATCCTGTCAGAAACAGGTGAGAAACTGGCAGAGCCGGTTACAAGGCCTGAAAAAGTTAACACAGGTAGTTTTTAA
- the racE gene encoding glutamate racemase: MNRPIGIIDSGVGGLTVAKEVMRQLPYEQIIYVGDTARCPYGPRPVEEVKRFTWQMTRFLLEKNIKMLVIACNTATAVVLEEIREELSIPVLGVIQPGARTAIKVTENYKIGIIGTEGTVKSRAYEHALKSINRRTSVAALACPKFVPLVESGEYDGHVAKKVVTDTLKPLKGQGLDTLILGCTHYPLLEPLIKEEMGDEVKVISSGEETAREVSTILGHSDMFADRDELPEHSFYMTGSRTIFSSIASQWLERPIENAEKIKLG; encoded by the coding sequence TTGAACCGACCAATCGGAATCATTGATTCAGGAGTAGGCGGGTTAACTGTTGCCAAGGAAGTCATGAGGCAGCTGCCATATGAGCAGATCATCTATGTCGGTGATACGGCCCGTTGCCCTTATGGCCCGAGGCCTGTTGAAGAAGTGAAGAGATTCACCTGGCAAATGACCCGGTTCCTGCTGGAAAAGAATATTAAAATGCTTGTCATTGCGTGCAATACAGCGACAGCGGTGGTCCTTGAAGAAATCAGGGAAGAACTATCCATTCCGGTACTGGGTGTTATCCAGCCGGGCGCAAGGACAGCGATCAAGGTAACCGAAAATTATAAAATCGGAATTATCGGTACTGAAGGCACCGTTAAAAGCCGTGCGTACGAGCATGCGCTGAAATCAATCAATCGTAGAACTTCTGTTGCAGCACTTGCCTGCCCAAAATTCGTGCCGCTTGTTGAGAGTGGGGAGTATGATGGGCATGTTGCGAAGAAGGTCGTAACTGACACCCTGAAACCATTAAAGGGACAGGGCCTGGATACATTGATCCTGGGCTGCACCCACTATCCTTTGCTTGAGCCGCTCATCAAAGAGGAAATGGGAGATGAAGTCAAGGTTATAAGTTCAGGAGAGGAAACGGCGCGTGAAGTGAGTACAATACTAGGCCATAGCGACATGTTTGCCGATCGGGACGAGCTTCCTGAGCATTCATTTTACATGACTGGCTCAAGGACAATCTTTTCTTCAATCGCGTCCCAGTGGCTGGAAAGGCCGATAGAAAACGCAGAGAAAATTAAATTAGGATAA
- a CDS encoding MarR family winged helix-turn-helix transcriptional regulator: MKVEGINQGLETVADIEKDLRYISGIIKQKGRELLSNYTITPPQFIALQWLFEDGDMTIGELSNKMFLACSTTTDLVDRMEKNQLVVRVKDPNDRRVVRIHLLDEGERIIDEVIKKRQLYLQEVLKDFSGEEIVSLKEGLAKLHQEMRGE; this comes from the coding sequence ATGAAGGTTGAAGGGATTAACCAGGGGCTGGAGACGGTTGCTGATATCGAAAAGGATTTAAGATACATATCGGGTATTATTAAGCAGAAGGGCCGGGAATTGCTAAGTAATTACACGATTACACCGCCACAGTTCATTGCCCTGCAATGGCTGTTTGAAGACGGTGATATGACGATCGGGGAATTGTCGAATAAAATGTTCCTGGCATGCAGTACGACGACGGATCTTGTTGACAGGATGGAAAAGAATCAACTTGTTGTAAGGGTGAAAGACCCTAATGACAGACGAGTAGTACGCATCCATCTCCTTGACGAAGGGGAAAGGATCATCGATGAAGTAATCAAGAAACGCCAGCTGTACCTTCAGGAAGTATTGAAGGATTTCTCCGGTGAAGAAATCGTATCGCTTAAGGAAGGGCTGGCAAAATTACATCAAGAAATGCGTGGAGAATGA
- the gerE gene encoding spore germination transcription factor GerE, whose protein sequence is MKENEYTHKPLLTKREREVFELLVQDKTTKEIASELFISEKTVRNHISNAMQKLGVKGRSQAVVELLRMGELEL, encoded by the coding sequence TTGAAGGAAAATGAATATACTCACAAGCCATTACTCACTAAACGCGAAAGAGAAGTTTTCGAACTGTTAGTACAAGACAAAACAACAAAAGAGATCGCTAGTGAATTATTTATCAGCGAAAAGACAGTTCGGAACCATATTTCAAACGCCATGCAAAAGCTTGGTGTAAAGGGGCGTTCCCAAGCTGTTGTAGAGCTCCTGCGAATGGGAGAGCTAGAACTTTAA
- a CDS encoding acyl-CoA thioesterase: MKKMDYIDEIVSWEEEFEFFYKVKVRFSETDMFGHLNNTVPFTYFEQARIEYFKSQGFMQDWVKPENETIPVVADLQCDYLSQIFFDEDLKIFVKASSIGNSSVDLHYMAKKSDGSICLAGRGTIVQISKKTGKGVRWTEEMRDLFLKSKKSAVQ, encoded by the coding sequence ATGAAGAAGATGGATTACATTGACGAAATTGTCAGCTGGGAAGAGGAATTTGAGTTTTTTTATAAAGTGAAGGTACGCTTCTCTGAAACGGATATGTTCGGGCATTTGAATAACACTGTTCCATTTACATATTTCGAACAAGCGAGGATTGAATATTTCAAGAGCCAGGGATTCATGCAGGATTGGGTAAAACCGGAAAATGAGACGATCCCGGTTGTTGCGGATTTGCAGTGTGATTATTTGAGCCAGATTTTTTTTGATGAGGACTTGAAAATTTTTGTGAAAGCCAGCTCAATTGGCAATTCTTCCGTCGACCTTCACTATATGGCAAAGAAATCTGATGGTTCAATTTGCCTTGCCGGCAGGGGGACAATTGTCCAGATTTCCAAAAAAACAGGAAAAGGTGTACGATGGACAGAAGAAATGAGGGATCTATTTTTAAAAAGCAAGAAATCCGCCGTTCAATAG